One region of Labrus mixtus chromosome 1, fLabMix1.1, whole genome shotgun sequence genomic DNA includes:
- the mc1r gene encoding melanocyte-stimulating hormone receptor → MEMTNRSHHNPSILHVEFSPLSDYMEENDTNSTAGERNSFSCVQVQIPQELFLALGLISLVENILVVLAIFKNRNLHSPMYYFICCLAVSDMLVSVSNVVETICMLLNEHGLLAVHPAMLRHLDNIIDVMICSSVVSSLSFLCTIAADRYITIFYALRYHSIMTTQRAVTIIVVVWLASIISSILFIVYHTDNAVIVCLVTFFCLTLVFNAVLYLHMFLLAHLHSRRIVAFNKSRRQSTSMKGAITLTILLGVFILCWGPFFLHLILILTCPTSPFCNCFFKNFNLFLILIICNSLIDPLIYAYRSQELRKTLQELVLCAWCLGV, encoded by the coding sequence ATGGAGATGACCAACAGGTCCCATCATAACCCCTCCATCCTCCATGTAGAGTTCAGCCCGCTCAGTGACTATATGGAGGAGAACGACACCAACTCCACCGCCGGGGAGCGAAACTCGTTCAGCTGCGTGCAGGTCCAGATCCCTCAGGAACTCTTCCTTGCGCTGGGGCTTATCAGCCTTGTGGAGAACATCCTCGTGGTTCTGGCCATCTTTAAGAACCGGAACCTGCACTCGCCTATGTACTACTTCATCTGCTGTCTGGCTGTGTCCGACATGCTGGTGAGCGTGAGCAACGTGGTGGAAACGATTTGTATGCTCCTCAACGAACATGGCCTGCTGGCCGTGCACCCTGCTATGCTGCGTCACCTGGACAACATCATCGACGTGATGATCTGCAGCTCCGTGGTGTCCTCGCTCTCCTTTCTGTGCACCATAGCCGCGGATCGATACATCACCATCTTTTACGCGCTGCGCTACCACAGCATCATGACCACGCAGCGCGCCGTCACCATCATCGTGGTGGTGTGGCTGGCCAGCATCATCTCGAGCATCCTCTTTATCGTGTACCACACCGACAATGCCGTCATCGTGTGCCTCGTGACCTTCTTCTGCCTCACGCTGGTGTTTAACGCCGTGCTCTACCTGCACATGTTCCTCCTGGCGCACCTGCACTCCCGGCGCATCGTGGCTTTTAACAAAAGCAGGCGCCAATCCACGAGCATGAAAGGCGCGATCACTCTGACCATACTGCTCGGAGTCTTCATTTTGTGCTGGGGCCCCTTCTTCCTccacctcatcctcatcctcacctgcCCCACCAGCCCCTTCTGCAACTGCTTCTTCAAAAACTTTAACCTCTTCCTCATTCTCATCATCTGTAACTCACTCATCGATCCGCTTATCTACGCGTACCGGAGCCAGGAGCTGCGTAAAactctgcaggagctggtgcTGTGCGCCTGGTGCCTTGGAGTGTGA